One Pseudoclavibacter endophyticus DNA segment encodes these proteins:
- a CDS encoding CCA tRNA nucleotidyltransferase codes for MQQVQDALERLRALAASRPVARLAETFRRHGHELALVGGPVRDAFLGRPITDLDFTTDARPDRILELIRPIADAHWDVGRAFGTIGARVDGEQVEITTYRADAYDGLSRKPVVEFGDTIEGDLHRRDFTVGAMALALPELHLIDPTGGMDDLMQGVLRTPSSPAVSFGDDPLRMLRAVRFTSQLGFHLDSGAFDAIVELRSRITDISAERVREELVKLLATPQPRAGIELFVETGLAELVLPELPALQLERDDAHQHKDVYEHSIVVLERAIALERERTPDAAPDVVLRLAALLHDIGKPRTRRFGPGRKVTFYNHDVVGAKLARKRLAKLRFDNHAIASVSRLVELHMRVYNYEGAGWTDSAVRRFSRDAGPELDRLLILIRADITTRNQRRHDRLGFAIDDLERRIRDLAEQEELDSMRPELDGERIMQILDLKPGPQVGEAYRFLMDLRLDEGLIGEAAAEARLREWWASRDA; via the coding sequence ATGCAGCAGGTGCAGGATGCGCTTGAGCGCCTTCGTGCGCTCGCGGCCTCACGACCCGTCGCACGCCTCGCCGAGACGTTCCGCCGGCACGGGCACGAGCTCGCGCTCGTGGGAGGCCCCGTTCGCGACGCGTTCCTTGGCCGCCCGATCACCGATCTCGACTTCACGACGGATGCGCGACCGGATCGCATCCTCGAGCTCATTCGCCCGATCGCCGACGCGCACTGGGATGTCGGTCGCGCCTTCGGGACGATCGGTGCGCGCGTCGACGGCGAGCAGGTCGAGATCACGACCTATCGGGCCGACGCCTATGACGGGCTCTCCCGCAAACCCGTCGTCGAGTTCGGCGACACGATCGAGGGCGACCTGCACCGCCGCGACTTCACGGTCGGCGCGATGGCGCTTGCCCTGCCGGAACTGCACCTCATCGACCCGACCGGGGGCATGGACGACCTCATGCAGGGGGTGCTTCGCACGCCATCCTCGCCCGCGGTCTCGTTCGGCGACGATCCGTTGCGGATGCTGCGCGCCGTCCGCTTCACCTCGCAACTCGGTTTCCACCTCGACTCCGGAGCCTTCGACGCGATCGTCGAGCTGCGTTCACGCATCACCGACATCTCGGCCGAGCGCGTGCGCGAGGAGCTCGTCAAACTGCTGGCGACCCCGCAACCCCGAGCGGGCATCGAGCTGTTCGTCGAGACGGGCCTGGCCGAGCTCGTGCTGCCGGAGCTCCCGGCGCTGCAACTCGAACGCGACGACGCGCACCAGCACAAGGACGTCTACGAGCACTCCATCGTGGTGCTCGAACGCGCGATCGCCCTCGAGCGGGAGCGCACGCCCGATGCGGCGCCGGACGTGGTGCTGCGCCTCGCCGCGCTGCTGCACGACATCGGCAAGCCCCGCACGCGCCGCTTCGGCCCCGGCCGCAAGGTCACCTTCTACAACCACGACGTCGTCGGTGCGAAGCTCGCGCGCAAACGCCTCGCGAAGCTGCGCTTCGACAACCACGCCATCGCGAGCGTTTCCCGGCTCGTCGAGCTCCACATGCGCGTCTACAACTACGAGGGCGCGGGCTGGACCGACTCGGCCGTCCGCCGCTTCTCACGCGATGCGGGCCCCGAGCTCGACCGGCTGCTCATCCTCATTCGCGCCGACATCACGACGCGCAACCAGCGCAGGCACGACCGGCTCGGCTTCGCCATCGACGACCTCGAGCGCCGAATCCGCGACCTCGCCGAGCAGGAGGAGCTCGACTCGATGCGCCCAGAGCTCGACGGTGAGCGCATCATGCAGATCCTCGACCTCAAACCCGGTCCACAGGTCGGCGAGGCGTATCGATTCCTCATGGATCTGCGGCTCGACGAAGGGCTCATCGGCGAAGCTGCCGCCGAGGCCCGCCTGCGGGAGTGGTGGGCGTCCCGCGACGCCTGA
- a CDS encoding extracellular solute-binding protein, producing MHRRGLTAVTAAALVALTGCVAADAGDGNAETVLTLRLWDEHAAAAYEDAVSAFSAANPDIAVEVDVVAWDEYFVALRDDVASGSGPDVFWLNGSYYEDYADNRLVRPVSDLFDHDPTGAWSPQVISQYVKHGEMWGVPQVMDGGTALYYNADALARAGVTPGELDGLTWHPTDPGRDSLLPLLQRLTLDEQGRNAADPDFDPSSVQQWGLNAGQELQNVELNFIGSNGGRYQDDAGRLTLTDPATLEAYDYLVRLINEHRVAPPAAESNPGGEGPRERFLDGSLAVYLSGTYSLAQVAGEASFEWGIAELPAGPAGQVTTTPGVVAAANAAGEHPDETERLLAWLGSPEGNEYLASAGAAVPAVTGARAAYDAYWSQAGVDVSPFFEVLAGNPQIDPAAGQNFGAMIANAKPVLDQVFAGEIDVATGLAQAEEAANAVV from the coding sequence ATGCATCGCAGAGGGCTCACGGCGGTGACTGCGGCCGCGCTCGTCGCCTTGACGGGATGCGTGGCGGCTGACGCCGGCGATGGCAACGCCGAGACGGTGCTGACGCTACGTCTCTGGGACGAGCACGCCGCCGCCGCCTATGAGGATGCGGTCTCGGCGTTCAGCGCGGCCAACCCCGACATTGCGGTCGAGGTCGACGTCGTAGCGTGGGACGAGTACTTCGTCGCGCTCCGAGACGACGTCGCCTCGGGTTCGGGGCCCGATGTGTTCTGGCTCAACGGGTCGTACTACGAGGACTACGCGGACAACCGGCTGGTTCGGCCCGTCTCCGATCTGTTCGACCACGACCCCACCGGTGCGTGGAGCCCGCAGGTCATCTCGCAGTACGTCAAGCACGGCGAAATGTGGGGTGTTCCCCAGGTCATGGACGGTGGCACGGCTCTCTACTACAACGCTGACGCGCTCGCCCGCGCTGGGGTCACACCCGGTGAGCTCGACGGGCTGACCTGGCACCCGACCGATCCCGGCCGAGACAGTCTGCTTCCCCTGCTGCAACGGCTCACGCTCGACGAGCAGGGCCGCAATGCGGCAGATCCCGACTTCGACCCATCCTCCGTGCAGCAGTGGGGCCTGAATGCGGGACAGGAGCTGCAGAACGTCGAGCTCAACTTCATCGGTTCGAACGGCGGTCGATACCAGGACGACGCGGGGCGCCTGACGCTGACCGACCCCGCCACCCTCGAGGCCTACGACTATCTCGTGCGCCTCATCAACGAACACCGCGTGGCGCCGCCTGCCGCCGAATCGAACCCCGGCGGCGAGGGACCGCGTGAGCGATTCCTCGACGGCTCGCTCGCCGTCTACCTCTCGGGCACGTACAGCCTCGCGCAGGTCGCCGGCGAGGCGAGCTTCGAGTGGGGCATCGCCGAGTTGCCGGCCGGCCCCGCCGGTCAGGTGACCACGACACCCGGAGTCGTCGCCGCCGCGAATGCCGCCGGTGAGCATCCGGACGAAACCGAGCGGCTGCTCGCATGGCTCGGTTCGCCCGAGGGCAACGAGTACCTCGCCTCGGCCGGCGCCGCGGTCCCCGCCGTGACTGGCGCGCGCGCGGCCTACGACGCGTACTGGTCGCAGGCCGGCGTCGACGTGTCGCCATTCTTCGAGGTGCTCGCCGGCAACCCGCAGATCGACCCCGCCGCGGGCCAGAACTTCGGTGCCATGATCGCCAACGCGAAGCCCGTGCTCGACCAGGTGTTCGCGGGGGAGATCGACGTCGCGACGGGCCTCGCGCAAGCGGAGGAAGCCGCGAACGCCGTGGTCTGA
- the rpsF gene encoding 30S ribosomal protein S6 has translation MHQYELMVILDPEIDERTVAPSLDKFLGVIRNDGGTIENTDIWGRRKMAYEINKKSEGIYAVVNFTSSADAAKELDRQLRLSEAVVRTKVLRAEEAIARVNAEAARKAARAQRQPVVTEAPAESGAARKPASSTARIASAPKTTAAE, from the coding sequence GTGCATCAGTATGAATTGATGGTCATCCTCGACCCCGAGATCGACGAGCGCACCGTGGCTCCGAGCCTCGACAAGTTCCTCGGCGTCATTCGCAATGACGGCGGAACCATCGAGAACACGGACATCTGGGGTCGTCGCAAGATGGCCTACGAGATCAACAAGAAGTCCGAGGGCATCTACGCCGTCGTCAACTTCACCTCGAGCGCCGACGCGGCCAAGGAGCTGGACCGCCAGCTGCGGCTGAGCGAGGCCGTAGTGCGCACGAAGGTGCTTCGCGCCGAAGAGGCGATCGCCCGCGTGAACGCCGAGGCCGCCCGCAAGGCAGCCCGCGCGCAGCGACAGCCGGTCGTGACCGAGGCCCCCGCCGAGTCCGGCGCCGCGCGCAAGCCCGCGTCGTCCACGGCTCGCATCGCATCCGCGCCGAAGACCACCGCGGCGGAATAG
- a CDS encoding single-stranded DNA-binding protein → MAGDTIITVVGNLTADPELRYTHNGLAVANFTIASTPRIFDRQANEWKDGEALFLRASVWREFAEHVASSLQKGSRVIAQGRLKQRSYETKEGEKRTSFELDIDEIGPSLRYATAQITRTSGGSGGGQRAFGGNAGGNAGGNTGGTAPAQAPAAADPWGQSQAPQGGNSGGWATPGASNDFDEPPF, encoded by the coding sequence ATGGCCGGTGACACGATCATCACCGTGGTGGGCAACCTCACGGCCGATCCTGAGCTCCGCTACACCCACAACGGTCTCGCCGTCGCGAACTTCACGATCGCGTCGACACCGCGCATTTTCGATCGTCAAGCGAACGAATGGAAGGACGGCGAGGCGCTGTTTCTTCGCGCGTCCGTTTGGCGCGAGTTCGCCGAGCACGTCGCCTCGAGCCTCCAGAAGGGCTCGCGGGTGATCGCGCAGGGTCGCCTCAAGCAGCGCTCGTACGAGACGAAAGAGGGCGAGAAGCGCACCTCCTTCGAGCTCGACATCGACGAGATCGGTCCCAGCCTCCGCTACGCCACCGCGCAGATCACCCGCACGTCGGGTGGTTCGGGCGGCGGCCAGCGAGCCTTCGGCGGTAACGCCGGTGGAAACGCGGGTGGAAACACCGGCGGCACCGCTCCCGCGCAGGCGCCCGCAGCGGCAGACCCCTGGGGTCAGTCGCAGGCGCCGCAGGGCGGCAACAGCGGTGGCTGGGCAACCCCAGGCGCCTCCAACGATTTCGACGAGCCCCCGTTTTAA
- the rpsR gene encoding 30S ribosomal protein S18, giving the protein MAGKASGDRRKGGARGKGKPTAPAKSIRVGVIDYKDVSTLRKFISERGKIRARRITGVSVQEQRLIARAVKNAREMALLPYAGSGR; this is encoded by the coding sequence ATGGCCGGAAAGGCAAGCGGCGACCGCCGCAAGGGTGGCGCACGCGGTAAGGGCAAGCCCACCGCACCCGCGAAGAGCATTCGCGTGGGCGTCATCGATTACAAAGACGTCAGCACCCTCCGTAAGTTCATCTCGGAGCGCGGCAAGATCCGCGCCCGCCGTATCACCGGTGTCTCGGTGCAGGAGCAGCGCCTGATCGCTCGCGCGGTGAAGAACGCGCGCGAGATGGCGCTCCTTCCGTACGCGGGCTCGGGCCGCTAA
- the rplI gene encoding 50S ribosomal protein L9 has translation MAKIILTHEVSGLGAAGDVVEVKSGYARNYLVPQGLAVTWSRGGERQIEQIRAGRAARELASLEEAQALKASLADATVRLEVKAGGEGRLFGSVRGPQVADAVAEQGLGTIDGRKVEFPTAIKAVGTHEATVRLRDDIVATIALEVVAAK, from the coding sequence ATGGCAAAGATCATTCTGACCCACGAGGTGTCCGGCCTCGGTGCCGCAGGCGACGTGGTCGAGGTCAAGAGCGGGTACGCCCGCAACTACCTCGTTCCGCAGGGCCTCGCCGTGACGTGGAGCCGCGGCGGCGAGCGCCAAATCGAACAGATTCGTGCCGGCCGCGCCGCGCGCGAACTGGCCTCGCTCGAAGAGGCACAGGCGCTCAAGGCATCCCTCGCTGACGCCACGGTTCGTCTCGAAGTCAAGGCGGGCGGAGAAGGACGCCTCTTCGGCTCGGTTCGTGGCCCGCAGGTCGCCGATGCCGTCGCCGAGCAGGGCCTCGGCACGATCGACGGCCGTAAGGTCGAGTTCCCGACGGCCATCAAGGCCGTCGGCACGCACGAGGCAACGGTGCGGCTCCGCGACGACATCGTCGCGACGATCGCCCTCGAGGTCGTCGCCGCCAAGTAG
- the dnaB gene encoding replicative DNA helicase, with translation MSIPNIAAISAEGDREARDAVRTPPHDLLAEQSALGGMLLSKDAVADVVEAVRGVDFYVPKHEIIFDAIQDLYATGEPTDVITVTAHLTKSGELSRAGGAEYLHTLAGIVPTAANAGYYAEIVAERAVLRRLVEAGTRIVQMGYAGEGEVVELVNQAQAEIYGVTGGVESEDFVPLGVAIEEAQHDIDVAQNRDGAFAGVPTGFAEFDRLTNGLHAGQLIIIAARPGLGKSTLALDFARSAALHHDMPCIFFSLEMGRSELAMRMMSAEASVRLNKMRTGGLDQNDQADLARAAGRINDKPLFLDDSPNMTLVEIRAKCRRIKQKHGLQMVVIDYLQLMTSGKRVESRQQEVSEFSRALKLLAKELEVPVIALSQLNRNSEQRADRKPQISDLRESGSLEQDADMVLLLHRDGAYEKDHPRAGEADLIVAKHRNGPTDTIALSFQGHLSRFGNMAPAQQFG, from the coding sequence GTGTCGATTCCGAACATCGCAGCCATCTCGGCTGAGGGCGATCGTGAGGCGCGCGATGCGGTGCGAACGCCCCCGCACGACCTGCTCGCCGAGCAGTCGGCGCTGGGCGGCATGCTGCTGTCGAAAGACGCCGTCGCCGACGTCGTCGAGGCTGTACGCGGGGTCGACTTCTACGTGCCGAAGCACGAGATCATCTTCGACGCAATTCAGGACCTCTATGCCACCGGTGAGCCGACCGATGTCATCACGGTCACCGCCCACCTCACCAAGTCCGGCGAGCTCAGTCGGGCGGGTGGCGCAGAGTACCTGCACACCCTCGCCGGCATCGTGCCGACGGCTGCCAACGCCGGCTATTACGCCGAGATCGTGGCCGAGCGCGCCGTGTTGCGGCGCCTGGTCGAGGCCGGCACGCGCATCGTGCAAATGGGGTACGCGGGCGAGGGCGAGGTCGTCGAGCTCGTCAATCAGGCGCAGGCAGAGATCTACGGGGTCACGGGCGGGGTCGAGTCGGAAGACTTCGTTCCGCTCGGGGTCGCGATCGAAGAGGCGCAGCACGACATTGACGTGGCCCAGAATCGCGACGGCGCATTCGCAGGCGTACCGACGGGCTTTGCCGAGTTCGACCGGCTCACGAATGGCCTGCACGCGGGGCAGCTCATCATCATCGCCGCCAGGCCCGGCCTCGGAAAGTCGACGCTTGCCCTCGACTTCGCACGCTCGGCGGCGCTGCACCACGACATGCCATGCATCTTCTTCTCGCTCGAGATGGGCCGCAGCGAGCTGGCCATGCGCATGATGTCGGCCGAGGCGAGCGTCCGGCTCAACAAGATGCGCACGGGCGGGCTCGACCAGAACGACCAGGCCGATCTCGCGCGCGCGGCCGGCCGCATCAACGACAAGCCGCTCTTCCTCGACGACAGTCCCAACATGACCCTCGTTGAGATCCGGGCGAAATGCCGGCGAATCAAGCAGAAGCACGGCCTCCAAATGGTCGTCATCGATTACCTGCAGCTCATGACGTCGGGGAAGCGGGTCGAGAGCCGGCAGCAGGAGGTCTCCGAGTTCTCGCGCGCGCTGAAGCTGCTCGCCAAGGAACTCGAAGTGCCCGTCATCGCCCTGTCGCAGCTCAACCGGAATTCCGAGCAGCGCGCCGACAGAAAGCCGCAGATCAGCGATCTTCGCGAATCTGGTTCCCTCGAGCAAGACGCCGACATGGTGCTGCTCCTCCACCGCGACGGCGCCTACGAGAAAGACCACCCGCGCGCGGGCGAGGCCGACCTGATCGTGGCCAAACACCGCAACGGTCCGACCGACACCATTGCGCTGTCGTTCCAGGGGCACCTGTCACGATTCGGCAACATGGCACCCGCCCAGCAGTTCGGGTAG
- a CDS encoding DUF808 family protein — MSVGLLAVVDDILSAALKASSKSAAVVVDDAAVTPQYVRGLSPARELPVVGKIALGSIGNKFVIIIPFALLLTAFAPWVLPYLLIIGGVYLCFEGAEKVLEWFGVGHAHHEEGARDEKKLVWGAIRTDLILSTEIMLISLANLDTSAGFWFTLAALAVIAIAMTVIVYGAVALLVKIDDIGLKLATGDAKGLRHTGVRITRSMPVVFRIISVIGTVAMLWVGGHLVILNAGEVGVPFAIDALHALEHVLEPAGPIVVWFGDTLVSAIAGLVVGAAIVGVIMGIGRMLGKQPTFTEGGEAPGAVDPAA, encoded by the coding sequence ATGTCAGTCGGTCTACTCGCGGTCGTCGATGACATCCTCAGTGCCGCGTTGAAGGCGTCGTCCAAGTCGGCGGCCGTGGTGGTCGATGACGCGGCCGTCACTCCGCAATATGTTCGCGGGCTGTCACCCGCGCGCGAGCTTCCCGTCGTCGGCAAGATCGCGCTCGGCTCGATCGGGAACAAGTTCGTCATCATCATCCCCTTCGCGCTGCTCCTCACTGCGTTCGCGCCGTGGGTGCTTCCGTACCTGCTGATCATCGGGGGCGTCTACCTGTGCTTCGAAGGCGCCGAGAAGGTGCTCGAGTGGTTCGGTGTGGGGCACGCCCATCACGAGGAGGGCGCCCGAGATGAGAAGAAGCTCGTGTGGGGCGCGATTCGCACCGATCTCATCCTCTCGACGGAGATCATGCTGATCTCGCTCGCCAACCTCGACACCTCGGCCGGTTTCTGGTTCACGCTCGCAGCGCTCGCCGTCATCGCCATCGCGATGACCGTCATCGTCTACGGAGCCGTTGCGCTGCTCGTGAAGATCGACGACATTGGCCTCAAGCTCGCGACGGGCGACGCGAAGGGGCTCCGCCACACCGGTGTGCGGATCACGCGGTCGATGCCCGTGGTCTTCCGCATCATCAGCGTCATCGGCACGGTGGCCATGCTCTGGGTGGGTGGGCACCTCGTCATACTGAACGCGGGAGAGGTCGGCGTACCATTCGCGATCGACGCCCTGCACGCGCTCGAGCACGTGCTCGAGCCGGCTGGCCCGATCGTGGTCTGGTTCGGCGACACGCTCGTTTCAGCGATCGCGGGTCTCGTCGTCGGGGCCGCCATCGTCGGCGTCATCATGGGAATCGGTCGGATGCTCGGCAAACAGCCGACGTTCACCGAGGGCGGCGAGGCTCCCGGGGCCGTCGATCCCGCGGCCTGA
- a CDS encoding SIP domain-containing protein, producing the protein MAKRKVPRTHFLIAGDSVDLPLVAGIVSRLPVDAYGQVFVEVEHSAQVEVWTLPDNVAISWFVRDGADGIAPRGERLAAAVRGWMAEWMPEAEGAREAPSVMWIGCSASEKIGDLADDLSRRFEGTPATGLEH; encoded by the coding sequence ATGGCGAAGCGCAAAGTTCCCCGCACCCACTTCTTAATCGCGGGCGACAGCGTCGATCTCCCCCTGGTCGCGGGGATCGTGTCGCGGCTCCCTGTCGACGCCTACGGCCAAGTGTTCGTCGAGGTCGAGCACTCCGCCCAGGTGGAGGTGTGGACGCTGCCCGACAACGTGGCCATCTCGTGGTTCGTGCGCGACGGCGCCGACGGCATCGCGCCGCGTGGTGAACGGCTCGCGGCTGCCGTGCGCGGCTGGATGGCCGAGTGGATGCCAGAGGCCGAAGGAGCGCGCGAGGCGCCGTCGGTCATGTGGATCGGCTGCTCCGCGAGTGAGAAGATCGGCGACCTGGCCGATGACCTCTCCCGCCGCTTCGAAGGCACGCCGGCGACCGGTCTCGAGCACTAG
- a CDS encoding DUF4333 domain-containing protein, translated as MSNPNDPFGQYGQGSQSGYGQQQPGFGGQQPGFGQQPQPGQQPQPGQGGYDQQPGYGQQPGYGQQPGYDQQPGYGQQQPGYDQSGYGAAQPAYGQQQPGYDAQQAAYGQQQPAYGQQQPGYDQPLAQGAGYGGGGYGGYGQPPKKSGMPAWGWILIAVAGIVIISLISWVVISSLQGGNDQAEPTTTQTETTEPSPTETETESPEPSPGGTPPPTTDGPSGETLYDSVQAIEDWFYEVYEQQYGVVPTNVTCPGSPNDDVEIYVGSTYTCTVTDGGTDYDLTMTVTEVDGSSYRATFERT; from the coding sequence ATGTCGAACCCGAACGACCCATTCGGCCAGTACGGCCAGGGCAGTCAGTCTGGCTACGGTCAGCAGCAGCCAGGCTTTGGCGGGCAGCAACCCGGCTTCGGGCAGCAACCGCAGCCCGGCCAGCAACCGCAACCCGGACAGGGCGGGTACGACCAGCAACCCGGCTACGGACAGCAGCCGGGCTACGGACAGCAACCCGGGTACGACCAGCAGCCGGGCTACGGGCAGCAGCAGCCCGGCTACGACCAGTCAGGGTACGGCGCTGCACAACCGGCGTACGGGCAGCAGCAGCCCGGATACGACGCGCAGCAGGCCGCCTACGGTCAGCAGCAACCGGCTTACGGTCAGCAGCAGCCGGGCTATGACCAGCCGCTCGCCCAGGGCGCCGGCTACGGCGGCGGCGGGTACGGCGGGTACGGACAGCCGCCGAAGAAGTCGGGCATGCCCGCCTGGGGTTGGATCCTCATCGCGGTGGCGGGCATCGTGATCATCTCGCTCATCAGTTGGGTCGTGATCTCGAGTCTGCAGGGTGGGAACGATCAGGCCGAGCCGACCACGACGCAGACCGAGACGACGGAGCCGTCGCCGACCGAGACTGAGACTGAGTCGCCGGAGCCTTCGCCCGGCGGCACGCCTCCTCCGACCACCGACGGCCCGTCGGGCGAGACGCTCTACGACTCCGTCCAGGCGATCGAGGACTGGTTCTACGAGGTCTACGAACAGCAGTACGGCGTTGTGCCCACGAACGTCACGTGCCCGGGTTCGCCGAACGACGACGTCGAGATCTACGTGGGGTCCACGTACACCTGCACGGTGACCGACGGCGGCACCGACTACGACCTCACGATGACGGTCACCGAGGTCGACGGCAGTTCCTACCGCGCGACATTCGAGCGCACCTGA
- the panD gene encoding aspartate 1-decarboxylase, which translates to MLRTIFKSKIHRAVVTQADLHYVGSLTVDLDLMDAADLLPGEQVAVVNVNNGARFETYLIPGERGSGVIGLNGAAARLGHVGDVIIVMSYAQMTTEEARDFVPTVVHVDATGRILGTGEDPADAMIEGIGRPAFSLTPDEART; encoded by the coding sequence GTGCTTCGCACGATCTTCAAGTCAAAGATCCACCGGGCGGTCGTGACCCAGGCAGATCTGCACTACGTGGGATCGCTCACGGTCGATCTCGACCTGATGGATGCCGCCGACCTGCTGCCGGGCGAACAGGTGGCCGTCGTCAACGTCAACAACGGCGCCCGCTTCGAGACCTACCTCATTCCCGGTGAGCGCGGCAGCGGCGTGATCGGGCTGAACGGAGCCGCGGCTCGTCTCGGCCACGTGGGCGACGTCATCATCGTCATGAGCTACGCGCAGATGACGACCGAAGAGGCGCGTGACTTCGTGCCGACGGTGGTGCACGTGGACGCGACGGGGAGGATCCTCGGGACCGGCGAGGATCCGGCCGACGCGATGATCGAGGGCATCGGCCGGCCTGCCTTCTCGCTCACGCCGGACGAGGCGCGCACATGA
- a CDS encoding HdeD family acid-resistance protein codes for MTPSATAGGIPRRPRGHGVTNVPERLWVALLVRALPAAAAALVITFTQEYTPAYSFVVFGAFALATGVLIGFEAVGIPFHPARGLTFLRSIVSAIAGGAALVFGAVPHLATAGGFIWHVAIWAVVTGLLELIAAWRVRRLPLFAREVLISGALTLLFGIVIALVPPDLNASYGGTEHIEGALTATVQSTGLLGAFAAMLAVVLIIEGITLRGITRRSTAAPGGDAGAEADVADNTHNESMED; via the coding sequence ATGACTCCGTCGGCGACGGCCGGCGGCATTCCGCGGCGACCCCGCGGGCACGGCGTGACGAACGTGCCCGAGCGTTTGTGGGTCGCCCTGTTGGTGCGGGCCCTCCCGGCAGCGGCCGCGGCACTCGTGATCACGTTCACGCAGGAGTACACGCCCGCGTATTCATTCGTCGTGTTCGGAGCGTTCGCCCTCGCGACCGGCGTGCTCATCGGATTCGAGGCCGTCGGCATCCCGTTCCATCCGGCCCGCGGTCTCACCTTTCTGCGCTCCATCGTGTCGGCCATCGCGGGCGGTGCCGCGCTGGTGTTCGGCGCCGTGCCGCACCTCGCCACGGCCGGCGGGTTCATCTGGCACGTGGCGATCTGGGCGGTCGTCACTGGCCTTCTTGAGCTCATCGCCGCGTGGCGGGTGAGGCGACTGCCCCTCTTCGCGCGCGAAGTGCTGATCTCAGGTGCGCTTACGCTGCTCTTCGGCATCGTCATCGCACTCGTACCGCCTGATCTGAACGCGAGCTACGGCGGTACGGAGCACATCGAAGGCGCGCTCACGGCGACCGTGCAGTCCACCGGCCTGCTCGGGGCGTTCGCCGCGATGCTCGCGGTCGTCCTCATCATCGAGGGCATCACGCTGCGCGGAATCACCCGCAGATCCACGGCCGCCCCCGGGGGCGACGCAGGCGCCGAAGCTGACGTGGCGGACAACACTCACAACGAAAGCATGGAGGACTAG